In one Chloroflexota bacterium genomic region, the following are encoded:
- the hpnC gene encoding squalene synthase HpnC: MPVPSDPSLLANPAANFKICQAERGKVESALAAGQSDWTLERSYAYCRETAHRHYENFTVGSWFLPRDLRRFVYAIYAYCRFVDDLGDAAPGDRLAQLDAWEKELLDCYGGQPRHPIAIALQDTIQRFSIPRGPFLKLVEANRMDQRKKRYRDFSELLEYCRHSAEPVGHLFLYLFGYRDSCRQELADSTCTALQLTNFWQDVHRDYQMGRIYIPLDDMDRFGVSEAQIAARRCDQNFRDLMRFQVARTRQSFDRGAELPARVKGVARLDIRLFTLGGLHILDAIERLEYDVLATRPTLSKPARLRIMLWAAASLAVGR; the protein is encoded by the coding sequence ATGCCTGTTCCCAGCGATCCATCGCTGCTGGCGAATCCGGCAGCCAACTTCAAGATCTGTCAAGCAGAGCGGGGGAAAGTGGAATCGGCTCTGGCCGCCGGACAATCGGATTGGACGCTCGAGCGCTCGTACGCCTATTGCCGGGAAACCGCACACCGGCACTACGAGAATTTCACGGTCGGATCCTGGTTCCTGCCCCGCGACTTGCGCCGCTTCGTTTACGCGATCTATGCATACTGCCGTTTCGTAGACGATCTGGGCGACGCCGCACCCGGCGATCGTTTGGCCCAGCTGGACGCCTGGGAAAAAGAACTGCTGGACTGCTACGGGGGTCAACCGCGCCACCCGATTGCCATCGCGCTGCAGGACACGATCCAGCGATTTTCGATCCCCCGGGGGCCGTTCCTGAAATTGGTCGAAGCCAACCGCATGGACCAGCGCAAAAAACGTTACCGGGACTTTTCCGAATTGCTCGAATACTGCCGGCACTCGGCCGAACCGGTTGGCCATCTATTCCTATATCTATTCGGCTACCGCGATTCCTGCCGGCAGGAATTGGCCGACAGCACCTGCACGGCCCTGCAGCTGACGAATTTCTGGCAGGACGTTCACCGCGACTATCAGATGGGGCGGATCTACATACCGCTGGACGACATGGACCGCTTCGGCGTCAGCGAGGCCCAGATCGCCGCCCGCCGGTGCGACCAGAATTTCCGCGATCTCATGCGCTTCCAGGTCGCGCGCACGCGCCAGTCGTTTGACCGGGGCGCCGAACTACCCGCCCGGGTGAAGGGTGTCGCCCGCCTTGACATCAGGCTCTTCACCCTTGGCGGACTGCACATCCTGGATGCGATCGAACGACTCGAATACGACGTCCTTGCGACAAGGCCGACGCTGTCCAAGCCGGCCCGGCTGCGGATCATGCTATGGGCGGCGGCAAGCTTGGCAGTGGGACGCTAG
- the hpnD gene encoding presqualene diphosphate synthase HpnD (HpnD is found regularly in a locus responsible for the biosynthesis of squalene from farnesyl diphosphate, and is now recognized to function as a presqualene diphosphate synthase (EC 2.5.1.103).) has translation MGGGKLGSGTLDGLAGEHSGEAALNHELDAAYEHCRVLTRTQARNFYYGFITLPPARRRAIYAVYAFCRLCDDAADETDDPAEQLQRVAHQRQLLGDALDGRPRGPVYTALADATRQFAIPGQYLGEIVNGVEMDATTTRYRTFAELEGYCYRVACCVGLVCLEIFGYSDPGARRHAVDLGMAMQLTNILRDIAEDAGRGRIYIPLEDLDRFQLAESEILNGSTSDRFRDLMRFQVERARAYFETARQLFPLLPVLSRACPAMLEATYSRLLDRIEDRDYDIYQGRISLGTVEKLLLVARIWPKVLAPSLGP, from the coding sequence ATGGGCGGCGGCAAGCTTGGCAGTGGGACGCTAGACGGGTTGGCCGGGGAACATTCGGGCGAGGCGGCTTTGAATCACGAGCTGGACGCCGCCTACGAACACTGCCGGGTGCTGACCCGCACGCAGGCGCGCAATTTCTACTACGGGTTCATCACCCTGCCCCCGGCCCGGCGGCGGGCGATTTACGCGGTGTACGCGTTCTGCCGCCTCTGCGACGATGCCGCCGACGAAACCGACGACCCGGCGGAACAATTGCAACGCGTCGCCCACCAACGGCAGTTGCTTGGCGATGCCCTTGACGGGCGTCCCCGCGGGCCGGTGTATACGGCCCTGGCCGATGCGACCAGGCAATTTGCGATTCCGGGCCAGTACCTGGGCGAAATCGTGAACGGGGTGGAAATGGACGCGACCACGACCCGTTACCGGACATTTGCCGAACTCGAGGGTTACTGCTACCGCGTCGCCTGCTGCGTTGGCCTTGTGTGTCTGGAGATATTCGGATACAGCGACCCTGGCGCCCGGCGCCACGCGGTCGACCTCGGCATGGCGATGCAGCTGACCAACATCCTGCGCGACATTGCCGAAGACGCCGGACGCGGCCGCATCTACATCCCGCTGGAAGATCTAGACCGCTTTCAGCTCGCCGAGTCCGAGATTCTTAACGGTTCGACCAGCGATCGCTTCCGCGACCTGATGCGCTTCCAGGTGGAGCGGGCGCGGGCCTATTTCGAAACCGCGCGCCAGCTCTTCCCGTTGCTGCCGGTCCTCTCGCGGGCCTGTCCGGCGATGCTGGAGGCCACCTATTCCCGCCTGCTGGACCGGATTGAAGACCGCGATTACGACATTTACCAGGGCCGGATTAGTCTCGGCACCGTCGAAAAACTTCTGCTCGTGGCCCGGATATGGCCCAAGGTACTGGCGCCGAGTCTCGGCCCGTAG